Proteins encoded by one window of Lathyrus oleraceus cultivar Zhongwan6 chromosome 1, CAAS_Psat_ZW6_1.0, whole genome shotgun sequence:
- the LOC127100051 gene encoding uncharacterized protein LOC127100051: protein MAGEQHSDHSRPLVNYNRDDGPPSHEADVRDGHPSTPSPEPQNNGDASHAHNLGAETFHPIPVPVEGDAVMIAMVNALNQAGSMLHQQHERIMALEAERQEARPQPVSRIQQRSEPTKKRGRRSPEPHASRARAHRDGGRARTSPRRGHSPDNNELSPLRSDEEDLHCPLSRAIMEAPLPKGMEKPPNLAVYDGTTDPDDHVDNVNAMLDYRNDITGHLKCRLFSTTLRKGAMAWYKSLAPESITSWRVMRSMFTRHFTASRRHPKTEATLEAIVQKKNETLRSYIERFNQEAVEVDTTEHMKKYLLERGLLPGSELSRTVGIEPPRTLNELLHKAQAYIRYEEKQVAHNARSGRNAGETEHSKREDTSISRRNGDKRREERPREVREGRGPAGRYSEYTLLTAPRERILAECINSEFKQGRVRFPKPSAPKPHTDKSKYCRFHRSHGHVTEDCVHLKDAIEILIQEGHLKQYTRKNEAPRHDEPEKKRPRENTPPDNSPYQVALCVSRPEDFFLPEPLPEGKITALSPWEDFPTTLVISGGGTNGESAALSVKRKFDELLLTAPEQKATLTKYRGKSNPISFFLEELPGGSPNSAIPLLIRAKMARFDVRRILVDEGSSVDIMYVHLFKTLKLDKTNLAPYVGSDLQGFNGATTRPWGYVELLVTFGEQETAREVKIQFLVVDCPSLYNCIFGRPTLAELTAVPSTVHLKMKYYTKLGRVVTIHGDIEAARRCYDAAVKGQAVVSTKSNCNNKKLKTEDLARGVNAIDLDCRIGLDETEEGRFPKERSLEHPVRPIPDGEFELIPLGDDPERTVKIGQGLPEETREELVACLKENSDLFAWNAAEMPGLDPEIACHKLAVDRAAKPIAQRRRKQSPEKAEAAERAVKDLLEANFISEAQYTTWLSNVVLVKKNNGKWRMCVDYTDLNRACPKDAFPLPNIDSLVDNSAGFKLLSFMDAYSGYNQIPMSPADKKHTAFMTPTGNYYYNVMPFGLKNAGATYQRMMNKVFKDEIGDMLEVYMDDMIVKSHEEITHARHLTKVFEQARQCKMRFNPEKCTFGVRAGKFLGFYLTERGIEANPDKCRAFSEFPTPKTKKSIQSLNGVLASLSRFIAKSAQHALPFFRLLRKEATFDWTDECEQALLHLKKVLSQPPVLSRPSEKETLYLYLSVATEAVSAVLIRETDEGQKPIYFTSKALQGPELRYQQIEKVALALINTARRLRYYFLAHTIKVRTDQPIKQLLGRPDMAGRMLKWSLELSEFDIQYESRKALKAQALADFVAEMTLGEAKRAWVEELHSVLWAYRTTPHSTTGETPFRLTYGTEAVIPVEIRTPTRRTEEPLDEEMNDETLRAELDLVEEIRSEAALRETILKQKIALRHDAKVIKREFQVGTLVLRRNQKNPREGKLAANWEGPYRVRDKTSNGAYYLENLQGEQLARPWNAEKLRQYYS from the exons ATGGCCGGAGAACAACATAGCGATCACAGCCGTCCCCTCGTCAACTACAACAGGGACGACGGCCCACCATCCCATGAAGCGGACGTTCGGGACGGTCATCCATCCACCCCGTCTCCAGAGCCCCAAAACAACGGAGATGCCTCTCACGCCCACAATTTAGGGGCAGAGACATTTCATCCCATTCCCGTCCCCGTTGAAGGAGACGCCGTAATGATTGCCATGGTGAATGCCCTCAATCAGGCCGGTTCTATGCTCCACCAGCAGCACGAACGAATCATGGCCCTCGAAGCCGAACGACAAGAGGCCCGGCCCCAGCCGGTGAGTAGGATACAACAACGTTCGGAGCCAACGAAGAAGCGAGGACGTCGCTCTCCCGAACCCCACGCCAGCAGGGCACGCGCCCATCGTGACGGTGGTCGAGCGAGAACATCACCAAGGCGCGGGCACAGCCCCGACAACAACGAACTGTCTCCCTTAAGGAGCGACGAGGAAGATTTGCATTGCCCCCTATCTCGGGCAATAATGGAAGCCCCGCTCCCCAAAGGCATGGAGAAACCGCCAAACCTAGCTGTGTACGACGGGACTACAGATCCCGACGATCACGTCGACAACGTCAACGCGATGCTCGACTACCGCAATGATATAACCGGGCACCTCAAATGCCGACTGTTCTCAACGACCCTCAGGAAAGGGGCCATGGCCTGGTACAAAAGCTTGGCCCCTGAGTCCATTACGTCATGGAGAGTCATGAGGTCCATGTTCACCCGGCACTTTACAGCTTCCCGTCGTCACCCCAAGACTGAGGCGACCCTTGAAGCCATAGtgcagaagaagaatgaaacACTGCGCTCATACATCGAGCGATTCAACCAGGAAGCTGTCGAGGTAGATACCACCGAGCACATGAAGAAGTATCTCCTCGAGAGAGGTCTCTTACCCGGCAGTGAACTTAGCAGAACCGTAGGGATCGAGCCTCCCCGCACCTTAAACGAGCTCCTGCATAAAGCCCAGGCCTACATCAGATACGAGGAAAAGCAGGTGGCACACAATGCCCGCAGCGGACGTAACGCTGGGGAGACCGAGCACTCAAAACGCGAGGACACGAGCATTTCCCGTCGCAACGGAGACAAACGAAGAGAAGAAAGACCTCGCGAGGTCCGGGAAGGAAGAGGCCCCGCGGGCAGATATAGCGAGTACACCTTACTGACAGCTCCTCGAGAGCGTATCCTCGCAGAATGTATCAACTCTGAATTTAAGCAGGGCAGGGTCAGGTTCCCAAAACCGTCTGCGCCAAAGCCCCACACCGACAAATCAAAGTACTGCCGGTTCCACAGAAGTCACGGGCACGTGACCGAAGACTGCGTCCACCTGAAAGATGCGATTGAAATTTTAATCCAAGAAGGGCACCTGAAGCAGTACACGAGGAAGAACGAAGCTCCCAGACACGACGAGCCAGAGAAGAAGAGACCCCGGGAAAACACACCCCCCGACAACTCTCCCTATCAAGTGGCCCTCTGCGTGTCACGACCGGAAGATTTCTTCCTCCCCGAACCATTGCCCGAGGGCAAGATCACTGCACTCAGCCCCTGGGAAGACTTCCCTACCACACTGGTGATATCAGGAGGAGGAACTAACGGGGAATCCGCGGCCCTCTCCGTCAAACGTAAGTTCGACGAACTCCTACTGACTGCCCCTGAGCAGAAAGCGACATTGACAAAATACCGGGGAAAATCCAACCCAATATCCTTCTTCCTGGAGGAACTCCCGGGCGGATCCCCGAACTCGGCCATCCCACTATTGATAAGAGCAAAGATGGCCCGATTCGACGTACGGCGCATCCTGGTCGACGAAGGCAGCTCAGTGGATATCATGTACGTCCACCTCTTCAAGACTCTGAAGCTAGACAAGACCAACTTAGCCCCCTACGTCGGATCAGATCTCCAAGGATTCAACGGAGCAACAACCAGACCGTGGGGATATGTTGAGCTCCTCGTCACCTTCGGCGAACAAGAAACGGCCAGGGAAGTCAAAATACAATTCCTGGTCGTAGACTGTCCGTCTCTCTACAATTGCATCTTTGGACGCCCGACACTGGCCGAACTCACTGCGGTCCCATCCACCGTCCACCTGAAGATGAAATACTACACCAAATTGGGACGTGTGGTCACCATCCATGGTGACATCGAAGCAGCCCGACGATGCTACGACGCCGCAGTAAAAGGACAGGCCGTAGTCAGCACGAAGAGCAACTGCAACAACAAAAAACTCAAGACCGAGGATCTTGCCCGAGGAGTCAACGCCATCGACCTCGACTGTCGCATCGGGCTGGACGAGACCGAAGAGGGGAGGTTCCCCAAGGAACGCTCTCTCGAACACCCGGTCCGACCAATCCCCGACGGGGAGTTCGAACTCATTCCTCTTGGGGACGATCCGGAAAGGACGGTGAAGATAGGTCAGGGACTACCCGAGGAAACAAGAGAAGAGCTAGTAGCATGCCTCAAAGAGAACTCCGACCTCTTCGCGTGGAATGCCGCAGAAATGCCCGGGCTGGACCCCGAGATCGCGTGTCATAAGCTAGCTGTAGACCGGGCAGCCAAGCCCATAGCACAGCGTAGACGCAAGCAATCGCCCGAAAAGGCAGAGGCTGCCGAGCGAGCTGTAAAAGACCTCTTAGAGGCAAATTTTATTTCTGAAGCCCAGTACACAACCTGGCTCTCTAATGTAGTCCTCgttaagaaaaataatggaaaatggcgtatgtgtgttgattatactgatcttaatagggcttgcccgaaagatgctttccccctccctaatatagactcgctcgttgacaactctgcaggttttaaactcttgtccttcatggacgcatatagtggatacaaccagatccctatgtcgcccgcagacaagaaacacacagcgttcatgaccccaacgggcaattactattacaacgtgatgccgttcgggctcaagaacgctggcgctacataccaacgcatgatgaacaaagtcttcaaggacgaaataggggacatgctcgaagtatacatggacgacatgatcgtcaaatcacacgaggagataacccatgctcgacaccttacgaaggtattcgagcaggcgagacagtgtaaaatgaggttcaaccccgagaaatgcacgttcggagtccgggcaggcaagttcctcggtttctatctcaccgaaagagggatcgaggccaaccccgacaaatgccgggcattctcggagtttccgaccccgaaaaccaaaaaatcgatccagtcactcaatggagtgctcgcctcactctcccgtttcatcgccaagtccgcccagcacgcattgccattcttcagactccttcgcaaagaggctaccttcgactggaccgatgaatgcgagcaagcgctactccatctaaagaaggttctgtcccaacccccggtcttatcacggccatcagaaaaggaaaccctatacttatacctatccgtggcgaccgaggccgtcagcgccgtcctaataagagaaaccgacgaaggacaaaagcccatctattttacgagtaaagcactccaaggtcccgagctccgatatcagcaaatcgaaaaggtcgccctggccctcatcaacacagcgaggagactacgatattacttcctcgcacacacgataaaggtgaggaccgaccagccaatcaaacagctgctcgggcgcccggatatggccgggaggatgctcaagtggtcactagaactctccgaattcgacatacaatacgaaagtaggaaagccttgaaagctcaggcgctggccgacttcgtcgcggagatgac ACTCGGCGAGGCAAAGAGGGCATGGGTCGAGGAGCTACATAGCGTCCTATGGGCCTACCGCACGACACCACATTCTACCACCGGGGAAACCCCGTTCCGACTAACTTACGGCACCGAGGCAGTCATCCCGGTGGAGATACGGACGCCAACGAGGAGGACAGAGGAGCCCCTAGACGAGGAAATGAACGATGAAACCCTTAGAGCCGAGCTCGACCTAGTCGAGGAGATACGTTCCGAAGCAGCTCTCCGGGAAACAATCCTCAAACAAAAGATAGCACTACGCCATGACGCGAAAGTCATAAAAAGAGAGTTCCAGGTCGGCACCCTGGTCCTCAGAAGAAACCAGAAAAACCCGAGAGAGGGCAAACTGGCGGCCAACTGGGAAGGCCCTTACCGCGTCCGCGACAAAACGAGCAACGGGGCCTATTACCTAGAAAACCTACAAGGAGAACAACTCGCTCGACCATGGAACGCAGAAAAACTTAGACAATATTACAGCTAA